A stretch of the Archangium violaceum genome encodes the following:
- a CDS encoding HEAT repeat domain-containing protein, whose translation MRSNFRWVAWALLAGCAPSPHLMAPSPEAPAAAPAAKPTEAPAPSRYRLVSVEVFGSRRYSREEVLAVFGVPEGRDVDLSGGELLREAKQGKDRLLSRFAFAQVRVGITNYEDTHTVEVMVSLVDVGDEWRLDFAPKPDGTPEDPDGLVAAWAAYEEQAGKLYLAGVMPVGDGPCRAFHCGAGFGHPTLASLEVRFITGVPAHFEALVKVLRTEKDEHRRSLVPFLLAYGRTREEVVEALLPALRDPSSAVRNNAMRVLWQTQRGASKALVPLAPVLRALHGPSLTDRNKGSVLLGAVVEKDSSLRLAALKDAGPVLLEMVAMRQRTDREGALLALRALAGRDLGEDPQAWRGWVAESLSRAGAGEAARK comes from the coding sequence ATGCGCTCCAATTTCCGGTGGGTTGCATGGGCGTTGCTCGCGGGTTGTGCCCCGTCCCCTCACCTCATGGCGCCCTCGCCCGAGGCTCCGGCGGCTGCTCCCGCCGCGAAACCCACGGAGGCGCCCGCGCCCTCGCGCTACCGGCTGGTGAGCGTCGAGGTCTTCGGCTCACGTCGCTACTCGCGCGAGGAGGTGCTTGCCGTCTTCGGTGTCCCGGAGGGCCGGGACGTGGACCTGTCCGGAGGCGAGCTGCTCCGTGAGGCGAAGCAGGGCAAGGATCGCCTGTTGTCGCGCTTTGCCTTCGCGCAGGTCCGCGTTGGCATCACCAACTACGAGGACACGCACACCGTGGAGGTGATGGTGAGCCTCGTGGACGTCGGGGACGAGTGGCGCCTCGACTTCGCGCCCAAACCAGACGGGACACCGGAGGACCCGGATGGACTGGTTGCCGCCTGGGCCGCCTATGAGGAACAGGCCGGAAAGCTGTACCTCGCGGGAGTGATGCCGGTGGGGGATGGCCCCTGCCGTGCCTTCCACTGTGGAGCCGGGTTCGGCCACCCGACGCTCGCGTCCCTGGAGGTGCGGTTCATCACCGGCGTGCCCGCGCACTTCGAGGCGCTGGTGAAGGTGCTGCGCACGGAGAAGGATGAGCACCGCCGCTCGCTGGTGCCCTTCCTGCTGGCCTACGGACGCACGCGCGAAGAGGTCGTGGAGGCGCTGCTGCCTGCGCTGCGGGATCCGAGTAGCGCGGTGCGCAACAACGCGATGCGGGTCCTCTGGCAGACGCAGCGCGGGGCCTCGAAGGCGCTGGTACCGCTCGCGCCGGTGCTGCGCGCGTTGCATGGCCCGTCCCTGACGGACCGGAACAAGGGCTCGGTCCTGCTCGGAGCCGTGGTGGAGAAGGACTCCAGCCTGCGGCTCGCGGCCCTGAAGGACGCTGGGCCGGTGCTGCTGGAGATGGTGGCCATGCGGCAGCGGACGGACCGGGAAGGGGCCCTGCTTGCGTTGCGAGCCCTGGCGGGACGTGATCTGGGCGAGGACCCTCAGGCGTGGAGGGGTTGGGTCGCGGAGTCACTCTCCAGGGCCGGAGCAGGGGAGGCGGCCCGGAAGTGA
- a CDS encoding DUF2381 family protein — protein sequence MLALLLTGSTAAAQQPQLPAREQQQRQVVVPSGPNDPVPEVRVAAKVTTWLRFNAPIDKASLEVEGRATRFKLVDPGEYTLALEVAVEPGPGEKLGVRVRYKEAGSPAYATLALVSHPTWVDKELEVVRRPRTVEALEARLAHVEAELVALKAQCARSGLPNLAFSGLLDSKNVRARPFWGKAAPGHKSGLVPGKGIGYRATHWGMVVFRVRNLPGQSAWAPGTARLTSTKGTSVKVLSVHMEKPQLEAGESALVAVLVEPPVSTERLFQLELVDAEGGRLLPMTEVEF from the coding sequence TTGCTCGCTCTCCTCCTGACGGGGTCGACAGCGGCAGCACAGCAGCCCCAGCTCCCGGCTCGCGAGCAGCAGCAGCGGCAAGTCGTCGTCCCCAGCGGGCCCAACGACCCGGTGCCCGAGGTGCGGGTGGCGGCCAAGGTCACCACCTGGCTGCGCTTCAACGCCCCCATCGACAAGGCCTCTTTGGAGGTGGAGGGACGGGCGACGCGCTTCAAGCTGGTGGACCCGGGTGAGTACACCCTCGCCCTCGAGGTCGCTGTTGAACCGGGCCCCGGGGAGAAGCTGGGCGTGCGGGTGCGCTACAAGGAGGCCGGCAGTCCGGCCTACGCCACCCTCGCGCTCGTCTCCCACCCCACGTGGGTGGACAAGGAGCTGGAGGTCGTTCGCCGCCCACGCACCGTCGAGGCGTTGGAAGCAAGGCTGGCCCACGTGGAGGCCGAGCTCGTCGCCCTGAAGGCCCAGTGCGCGCGGAGCGGGCTTCCCAACCTCGCGTTCTCGGGGCTGCTGGACTCGAAGAACGTCCGGGCCAGGCCCTTCTGGGGGAAGGCGGCCCCCGGCCACAAGAGCGGCCTCGTGCCGGGGAAGGGCATTGGCTACCGGGCCACGCACTGGGGCATGGTGGTTTTCCGCGTCCGCAACCTCCCTGGACAGTCGGCCTGGGCGCCCGGTACGGCCCGGCTCACCAGCACGAAGGGCACCTCGGTGAAGGTGCTGTCGGTGCACATGGAGAAGCCGCAACTCGAAGCAGGGGAGTCCGCTCTGGTAGCGGTGCTGGTGGAGCCACCTGTTTCCACCGAAAGACTCTTCCAACTGGAGCTTGTGGACGCCGAGGGCGGGCGGCTCCTTCCCATGACCGAAGTCGAATTCTAG
- a CDS encoding serine/threonine protein kinase, with translation MTEVLHPDHLQSGDRVGAWRVVGRLGVGGSARVLKVERAGLFYSMKVSLRPVSPEEEVPGTEESATRMAREAGALLTCAPHPNLVRVHAVDCWPHPGNGYPFIVTDLVEGDDWHVWRWRTNPNVARLVDCFSEVVRTVGSLHEHGAYHRDLKAENLLIRREDARVFLIDFGNVRMPGTFAQTLGVPPGVFHLLPPELLEYTRSNVWTKGIPFRGGVPADLYALGILLYQGLTDRHPFDPHLSDEALTTAIATVPPMAPHLVNPRAPRSLGDIAMKLLEKQPEARYPDTQALLQALWMAGKERTAPAWKVPLIASTAEAPVEAAVEEKEAWLARRQQEAPKAEEAPLPEDSQPQQEEASKKEEAPPLGDAEPQEKAPQEVPPPRERRTWRTWHLVAVGVLLLSVLFLASWLVRSTLRSPLMAEPTASVAIEKGSAPVPTSTSPQDSAPTRGSSSLKFLAVWLCTATGLGCPAAQVRPESEACSDEASRNMFEVLKLNEGMELQAVVDINQPGEPTEDGTYRDGPIVGLVVQRDWSPPELPGGTILYGRLWTSPGIQNQDGEEAVLGRYTEALLPDGRKLPVCIVLGGPEGRWRKLPGSKPGAVRLPRELPVAAVWRWP, from the coding sequence ATGACGGAAGTTCTTCACCCGGACCATCTCCAGTCCGGCGATAGGGTGGGCGCCTGGCGGGTTGTGGGAAGGCTGGGCGTCGGCGGCTCGGCTCGTGTCCTCAAGGTGGAGCGCGCGGGCCTTTTCTACTCGATGAAGGTGTCGCTGCGGCCCGTGTCGCCCGAGGAAGAGGTGCCGGGGACAGAGGAATCCGCCACGCGGATGGCACGCGAGGCAGGCGCTCTTCTCACGTGCGCGCCCCACCCCAACCTGGTGCGTGTGCATGCGGTGGACTGCTGGCCCCACCCTGGCAACGGTTACCCTTTCATCGTTACCGACCTGGTGGAAGGAGACGACTGGCACGTGTGGCGTTGGAGGACGAACCCCAACGTCGCGCGGCTGGTGGACTGCTTCTCCGAGGTGGTGCGCACCGTCGGCTCGCTGCATGAGCACGGTGCGTATCACCGCGACTTGAAGGCAGAGAACCTCCTCATCCGCCGGGAGGATGCGCGCGTCTTTCTCATCGATTTTGGCAACGTGCGCATGCCGGGCACCTTCGCGCAGACCCTGGGCGTCCCGCCAGGCGTGTTCCACCTGCTGCCACCCGAGCTCCTCGAGTACACCCGCAGCAACGTGTGGACGAAGGGGATTCCCTTCCGGGGCGGCGTGCCGGCGGACCTCTACGCCCTGGGCATCCTGCTCTACCAGGGCCTCACGGACAGGCATCCCTTCGACCCCCACCTGTCGGACGAGGCGCTGACGACAGCCATCGCCACCGTGCCGCCGATGGCACCCCACCTCGTCAATCCACGGGCACCGCGCTCCCTTGGTGACATCGCCATGAAGCTGCTGGAGAAGCAGCCCGAGGCACGCTACCCCGACACCCAGGCGCTGCTGCAGGCCCTGTGGATGGCGGGCAAGGAGCGCACCGCTCCTGCCTGGAAGGTGCCGCTCATTGCGTCCACCGCGGAAGCCCCGGTGGAGGCCGCGGTCGAGGAGAAGGAGGCGTGGCTGGCCCGTCGGCAGCAGGAGGCGCCCAAGGCGGAAGAGGCTCCACTTCCGGAGGATTCCCAACCGCAGCAGGAGGAGGCATCCAAGAAGGAGGAGGCTCCACCTCTCGGGGATGCCGAGCCACAGGAGAAGGCCCCCCAAGAGGTGCCGCCGCCCAGGGAACGACGCACGTGGCGGACGTGGCACCTGGTCGCGGTGGGGGTGCTTCTCCTTTCGGTCCTCTTCCTTGCCTCATGGCTGGTGCGATCCACACTCCGGTCGCCCCTCATGGCGGAGCCCACCGCCTCCGTCGCCATCGAGAAAGGAAGCGCGCCCGTGCCCACCTCCACCTCGCCCCAGGACTCGGCTCCCACCCGCGGCAGCTCGAGCCTCAAATTCCTCGCCGTGTGGCTGTGCACCGCCACCGGCCTGGGCTGTCCCGCCGCCCAGGTACGGCCGGAGTCCGAGGCCTGTTCCGATGAGGCCAGTCGCAACATGTTCGAGGTGCTGAAGCTCAACGAGGGCATGGAGCTTCAGGCCGTCGTGGATATCAACCAGCCTGGGGAGCCGACCGAGGATGGGACCTACCGCGACGGGCCCATCGTTGGTCTCGTGGTGCAGCGCGACTGGTCCCCTCCAGAACTGCCCGGTGGCACCATTTTGTACGGGAGGCTCTGGACGAGCCCCGGCATCCAGAATCAGGATGGTGAGGAGGCTGTCCTGGGGCGCTACACCGAGGCCCTGCTACCGGACGGCCGCAAGCTGCCAGTGTGCATCGTTCTCGGCGGACCCGAGGGCCGCTGGCGCAAGCTGCCCGGCTCCAAGCCTGGTGCTGTTCGGCTACCGAGGGAACTCCCGGTGGCTGCCGTCTGGCGCTGGCCCTGA
- a CDS encoding lipase/acyltransferase domain-containing protein produces MKNAPMRLGGVLALFTFLWSSTVLATTGGGNTSPPHTPVVLFPAFHFTRLLVKVVNQTAFPECPRYGTFEDWFLNDSPSSTFSQVCQDKLLTLVYKPHADRPMAKRFTNQRGVKVKLLHFGKTASAPFYEPLYQFLEAAGYTRDVNIRVAGYDSRLTPDMDGFLERTIELIEEVYRENGNTPVHLVGHSNGPLYAQYLLTHTSQAWKNRYIHGFTPIAGNWPGQGLLYPVYFTGLNTRDFTFPVDAANAASSAAMYQSHPSSYMSSADPAVFGDAEIVLATIDGGRSYTPADNLRIFEDAGLPLARHLAAYYTGFVEFADPAFFPNVDVYAEKGSGFETVVGMELQDLSVGQLVTDTTVFFTRPDGDLNQEDITNDSIAVWQNMPCFRFELTDNPGVDHFALPGNEAVLQRLLVNLQRPKSVCPCPWPRRVSDDFSGPAPDGSHREFPR; encoded by the coding sequence ATGAAGAACGCGCCGATGCGCCTTGGTGGTGTCCTCGCGTTGTTCACCTTTTTGTGGAGCAGCACCGTTCTCGCCACGACCGGCGGCGGGAACACGAGTCCACCGCACACTCCAGTCGTCCTGTTCCCAGCCTTCCATTTCACTCGCCTCCTGGTGAAGGTGGTGAACCAGACCGCCTTCCCGGAGTGCCCCCGTTACGGAACTTTCGAGGACTGGTTCCTCAACGATTCTCCCAGCAGCACCTTCAGCCAGGTCTGTCAGGACAAGCTTCTTACCCTGGTCTACAAGCCCCATGCCGACAGGCCCATGGCGAAGCGCTTCACCAACCAGCGGGGCGTCAAGGTCAAGCTCCTGCACTTCGGCAAGACAGCGAGCGCGCCGTTCTACGAACCCCTGTACCAATTCCTGGAAGCGGCCGGTTACACGCGGGACGTGAACATCCGCGTCGCCGGCTATGACTCCCGCCTGACTCCGGATATGGATGGCTTCCTCGAGCGCACCATCGAGCTGATCGAGGAGGTCTACCGCGAGAACGGGAACACCCCCGTGCACCTGGTGGGTCACTCCAACGGGCCGCTCTATGCCCAGTACCTGCTGACCCACACCAGCCAGGCCTGGAAGAACCGGTACATCCACGGATTCACCCCGATCGCTGGCAACTGGCCGGGACAGGGCCTGCTGTATCCCGTGTACTTCACGGGGCTCAACACCCGCGACTTCACCTTCCCGGTGGATGCGGCGAACGCGGCCAGCAGTGCCGCCATGTACCAGAGCCACCCCTCCAGTTACATGAGCTCCGCCGATCCAGCGGTCTTTGGCGATGCGGAGATCGTGCTGGCTACTATTGATGGGGGCAGGAGCTACACGCCGGCGGACAACCTGCGGATCTTCGAGGACGCGGGCCTCCCCCTCGCGAGGCACCTGGCGGCCTACTACACCGGCTTCGTCGAGTTCGCCGATCCGGCCTTCTTCCCCAACGTCGATGTCTATGCGGAGAAGGGCTCGGGGTTCGAGACGGTGGTGGGCATGGAACTGCAGGACCTGAGCGTCGGGCAGCTCGTCACGGACACCACGGTCTTCTTCACCCGTCCGGACGGGGATCTCAATCAGGAGGACATCACCAACGACTCGATTGCCGTCTGGCAGAACATGCCCTGCTTCCGGTTCGAGCTGACGGACAACCCCGGAGTGGATCACTTCGCGCTGCCCGGCAACGAAGCGGTGCTCCAGCGCCTGCTGGTCAACCTCCAACGGCCGAAATCGGTCTGCCCTTGCCCTTGGCCGCGCAGGGTGTCAGACGACTTTTCAGGGCCAGCGCCAGACGGCAGCCACCGGGAGTTCCCTCGGTAG
- a CDS encoding nuclear transport factor 2 family protein translates to MPRSLLVLATLALLSACTHTRPMSSFAPPPRQNLTPEEAVRTYFRASDTSSSRLLRSAFHPGTVMHWVEGSGELRTRTQLEWWQVLDAKANHPEPATERRMTVLDREGPFALVEAVSHWPGHTFDDLLLVVDSPAGWRIVGKVFQRLEPGERATGSPSAQEEIRAVLAGKIEAHAAYSPALLHQTHTPNCLYYRVHVEGVPFSWVTLSEAAARYAEKQDAGVQDRASPWRILQVEVRGSVAAARLDVVFEGVRYIDHLLLVHTGGQWRIAAAAWGNPRPVP, encoded by the coding sequence ATGCCCAGGTCACTCCTCGTGCTGGCGACCCTCGCATTGCTCTCGGCCTGCACGCACACCCGCCCCATGTCCTCCTTCGCCCCGCCCCCTCGTCAGAACCTCACGCCCGAGGAAGCCGTGCGGACGTACTTCCGCGCGTCCGACACGAGCTCCAGCCGTCTGCTGCGCTCGGCCTTCCATCCCGGTACCGTCATGCATTGGGTGGAGGGCAGCGGAGAGCTGCGGACGCGCACACAGCTGGAGTGGTGGCAAGTGCTGGACGCGAAGGCGAACCACCCGGAGCCCGCGACCGAGCGCCGGATGACGGTGCTCGACCGTGAGGGCCCGTTCGCCCTGGTGGAGGCTGTCTCTCATTGGCCCGGCCACACGTTCGATGATCTGCTGCTCGTGGTGGACTCGCCCGCGGGCTGGCGCATCGTGGGCAAGGTGTTCCAGCGGCTCGAGCCCGGTGAGCGCGCGACCGGGTCCCCCTCCGCGCAGGAGGAGATTCGCGCGGTGCTCGCCGGAAAGATCGAGGCGCACGCCGCCTACAGCCCCGCACTGTTGCACCAGACGCACACCCCCAACTGCCTCTACTACCGCGTGCACGTCGAGGGGGTGCCCTTCTCGTGGGTGACCCTCTCCGAGGCGGCGGCCCGCTACGCGGAGAAACAGGACGCGGGAGTCCAGGACCGCGCGAGCCCGTGGCGCATTCTGCAGGTGGAGGTCCGTGGAAGCGTGGCGGCCGCCAGGCTGGACGTCGTGTTCGAGGGAGTGCGCTACATCGACCACCTGCTGCTCGTGCACACCGGGGGACAGTGGAGGATTGCCGCGGCGGCCTGGGGCAACCCACGGCCTGTTCCCTGA
- a CDS encoding LysR family transcriptional regulator produces MDFPELPFLRTFVTVYEARSITAASARLHRTQPTVSYQLRRLEEALGAPLFERRSARLVPTPVAARLFRFLGGFARDLQAVLQGDEEGRPLEIAAVSGFGRYVLFPRVLESERLRRALTLRYPSAEGVFRQVLEGQVDVGFSFRATVHPGLVLEPVYEEKLVLVAGPAWARRLRVQADFQDVPLVTYDEGDYVVGRWLGHHFGRRHPRWYSTAHFEELEEVLELVARGQGVAVVPDFCITQGRALRVVGWGKAALTNTVYVVQRAHAPVRPAVVELLGRLRGPGGGTT; encoded by the coding sequence ATGGACTTCCCGGAGCTCCCCTTCCTGCGTACCTTCGTGACCGTCTACGAGGCGCGCAGCATCACAGCGGCCTCGGCGCGCCTGCATCGCACCCAGCCCACGGTGAGCTATCAGCTGCGCCGCCTGGAGGAGGCGCTCGGCGCGCCGCTATTCGAGCGCCGCTCGGCGCGTCTCGTCCCCACGCCCGTGGCGGCTCGGCTCTTCCGGTTCCTCGGAGGCTTCGCCCGTGATTTGCAGGCCGTGCTGCAGGGAGATGAGGAGGGCCGGCCGCTGGAGATCGCGGCGGTGTCTGGCTTTGGCCGCTACGTGCTCTTTCCTCGGGTGCTCGAGTCGGAGCGGCTGCGGCGGGCGCTGACGCTGCGCTACCCGTCAGCCGAGGGCGTCTTCCGCCAGGTGCTCGAGGGGCAGGTGGATGTGGGCTTCTCCTTCAGGGCCACGGTGCACCCGGGCCTCGTACTGGAGCCGGTCTACGAGGAGAAGTTGGTGCTCGTCGCGGGGCCGGCCTGGGCCCGCCGGCTGCGTGTCCAGGCGGACTTCCAGGACGTGCCGCTCGTGACCTACGACGAGGGCGACTACGTGGTGGGCCGTTGGCTCGGCCATCACTTCGGCAGGCGCCATCCGCGTTGGTATAGCACCGCGCATTTCGAGGAGCTGGAGGAGGTGCTGGAACTGGTGGCGCGCGGGCAGGGCGTCGCCGTTGTCCCCGACTTCTGCATTACCCAGGGACGAGCCCTGCGGGTGGTGGGTTGGGGCAAGGCCGCCCTGACGAACACGGTCTACGTGGTGCAACGGGCCCACGCGCCCGTGCGTCCGGCCGTCGTGGAGTTGCTCGGCCGCCTGCGCGGGCCCGGGGGCGGCACGACGTGA
- a CDS encoding FAD-dependent oxidoreductase, translating to METPGRGFGRAVVIGSSMAGLLSARVLADHFEKVILLERDHRPEGPQPRKGVPQGPHIHVLLDTGRRLLDGFFPGLFQDLREQGAELIDSSGDLAWHHFDVWKARYTSGIPLLLCTRTFLEWNVLRRVLALPNVELREGCSAERLLTDPARQRITGVQLKGPSGEEPLEAALVVDASGRGSRAPQWLEALGYGRPEEEQVGVDLAYTSRLYARPASFQGEWSALMQYPCPPSTWRAGFISNVEGGGGSSPSTATSETTPPRSPRASSSSPAHCPGRSSMPTCGTRSRWDRSPRTR from the coding sequence TTGGAAACCCCTGGACGCGGATTCGGAAGGGCCGTGGTCATCGGCAGCAGCATGGCGGGGCTTTTGAGCGCGCGGGTGCTCGCGGACCATTTCGAGAAGGTCATCCTCCTGGAGCGGGACCATCGGCCGGAAGGGCCCCAGCCTCGAAAAGGAGTCCCTCAGGGTCCGCACATCCACGTCTTGCTGGACACGGGCCGGCGGCTCCTGGACGGGTTCTTCCCCGGCCTCTTCCAGGACCTGCGAGAGCAGGGCGCCGAGCTCATCGACTCGAGTGGGGACCTCGCCTGGCACCACTTCGACGTCTGGAAGGCGCGTTACACCAGCGGCATTCCCTTGCTGCTATGCACCCGCACCTTCCTGGAGTGGAACGTGCTGCGCCGCGTGCTGGCGCTGCCCAACGTCGAGCTGCGAGAAGGGTGCTCCGCCGAGAGGCTGCTCACGGACCCGGCCCGGCAGCGCATCACGGGAGTCCAGCTGAAGGGGCCTTCGGGAGAAGAGCCGTTGGAGGCCGCTCTGGTCGTGGACGCCAGCGGCCGAGGTTCGCGAGCGCCTCAGTGGCTCGAGGCGCTCGGCTATGGCCGTCCCGAGGAGGAGCAGGTGGGAGTCGATCTCGCCTACACCTCTCGCCTCTACGCGCGCCCCGCGAGCTTCCAGGGGGAGTGGAGCGCGCTCATGCAATACCCTTGTCCGCCGTCCACCTGGCGCGCGGGCTTCATCTCGAACGTGGAGGGGGGCGGTGGCTCGTCACCCTCAACGGCTACTTCGGAGACCACGCCCCCACGGAGCCCGAGGGCTTCCTCGAGTTCGCCCGCTCACTGCCCCGGCCGGAGCTCCATGCCTACCTGCGGGACGCGAAGCCGCTGGGACCGATCACCACGCACAAGGTGA
- a CDS encoding NAD(P)/FAD-dependent oxidoreductase: protein MARFPEGLVLLGDAVCAFNPLFGQGMSVAGLGAELLHECLREQARRSPGNLEGLAQRFRKRLPEVIRLPWFMSTLMDLQYPRATGKRGPGMGLLHWYIRRMLERSSRDAVVHRQFHCVLHLQSGLGAVLQPSVALAVLTHGAKALFVPLRERANTDTLPPPPEARPPTS from the coding sequence ATGGCGCGCTTCCCGGAGGGCCTGGTGCTCCTCGGCGACGCCGTGTGTGCCTTCAACCCCCTCTTCGGCCAGGGCATGTCCGTGGCGGGCCTGGGCGCGGAACTGCTCCACGAGTGCCTCCGCGAGCAGGCCCGGCGCTCGCCCGGGAATCTCGAGGGACTGGCCCAGCGCTTCCGGAAGCGGCTGCCCGAGGTCATCCGCCTGCCGTGGTTCATGAGCACCCTCATGGATCTGCAATACCCCCGGGCCACCGGCAAGCGCGGGCCCGGCATGGGCCTCCTGCACTGGTACATCCGGCGGATGCTGGAGCGGAGCTCGCGAGACGCCGTCGTCCACCGGCAGTTCCACTGCGTCCTTCATCTCCAGTCCGGGCTGGGTGCCGTCCTCCAACCCTCCGTGGCCCTGGCGGTGCTGACGCACGGGGCCAAGGCGCTCTTCGTTCCGCTCCGGGAGCGGGCGAACACGGACACCCTGCCTCCTCCCCCGGAGGCGCGGCCGCCGACTTCCTAA
- a CDS encoding fatty acid desaturase family protein encodes MSSSTSSATRIPVDDYRRLRAELRSAMPPEAFKPQPLRGVLAFAHVPVMIALVWAVGSGRLPWWACLLISFVLGQMLVTVGFVAHEALHHAVFRSKVLEELIGWIGFSPWLVTPGNWRAWHVQAHHSAANIHVRDPDILPRQQEWRTQWFAKVFHAISPGSRSWLSYISFSLFFTAQGQAFLWHHSNQPQLQHVRMHRARERILTVLLALGWGTLGWVLGPRGAFYALILPHVFSNITLMIYIATNHWLLPASQDTDNPFVNTASVETHPVMDWIHLNFSYHQEHHIFPAMSPKFAPLLRKHLRAINPEASIVYPHLHALRTLFWRPALYSDDGHSRVGPDGTPSVTHADLRRRLEAPARPTP; translated from the coding sequence ATGAGCTCCTCCACTTCCTCCGCGACCCGCATCCCGGTCGATGACTACCGGCGGCTCCGCGCCGAGCTGCGCAGCGCGATGCCTCCGGAAGCCTTCAAGCCTCAGCCCCTGCGCGGGGTCCTCGCATTCGCGCACGTGCCCGTGATGATCGCCCTGGTGTGGGCGGTGGGGAGCGGGCGGCTGCCCTGGTGGGCGTGCCTCCTCATCTCGTTCGTGCTCGGGCAGATGCTCGTCACCGTTGGCTTCGTCGCCCATGAAGCGCTGCACCACGCCGTGTTCCGCAGCAAGGTGCTCGAGGAGCTCATCGGCTGGATCGGCTTCAGCCCGTGGCTGGTGACCCCTGGCAACTGGCGCGCCTGGCACGTCCAGGCGCATCACAGCGCGGCGAACATCCATGTTCGGGATCCGGACATCCTCCCGCGCCAGCAGGAGTGGCGCACCCAGTGGTTCGCCAAGGTGTTCCACGCGATATCACCGGGTTCGCGCTCCTGGCTCAGCTACATCAGCTTCAGCCTGTTCTTCACCGCCCAGGGCCAGGCCTTCTTGTGGCATCACAGCAACCAGCCCCAGCTCCAGCATGTGCGCATGCATCGCGCCCGGGAGCGGATCCTCACGGTACTCCTCGCGCTCGGCTGGGGCACGCTGGGCTGGGTCCTGGGGCCACGGGGCGCGTTCTACGCGCTCATCCTCCCCCATGTCTTCAGCAACATCACGCTGATGATCTACATCGCCACCAACCACTGGCTCCTGCCGGCGTCCCAGGACACCGACAACCCCTTCGTGAACACGGCCAGTGTGGAGACCCACCCGGTGATGGATTGGATCCACCTCAACTTCAGCTACCACCAGGAGCACCACATCTTCCCGGCGATGAGCCCGAAGTTCGCGCCGCTCCTGCGCAAGCACCTGCGCGCGATCAACCCCGAGGCATCCATCGTCTATCCGCACCTCCACGCCCTGCGGACGCTGTTCTGGCGCCCGGCGCTCTATTCGGATGATGGACACTCCCGCGTGGGCCCCGACGGCACTCCCTCGGTGACCCACGCGGACCTTCGTCGGAGGCTCGAGGCCCCGGCCCGGCCCACGCCTTAG